From Papilio machaon chromosome 29, ilPapMach1.1, whole genome shotgun sequence, one genomic window encodes:
- the LOC123722711 gene encoding uncharacterized protein LOC123722711, which translates to MDERLIESVKKFPCLWDTSSEFYKCNETKDAAWNLIINEVNIKDVTTAKYRWKQLRDNHRDALKRQNATRSGQARRQRKEWKYQNAMSFLLPYMCNRDRASNFESLEDSANENSNQPNFDDNSQESSGILPSTSNNLTSVNVSDDSTASGPIPSTSKKRKNDEILDILRKNQENRDLLRQERTEVKNMMGARDKYDEIDSFFLNLAASTKKLPYYLQLQIKKNCFNAVMTAEETNLQQSWYSPNNYGYSTSSTPTSGNINISNNTANSSHCN; encoded by the exons atgGATGAAAGACTCATCGAAAGCGTAAAAAAGTTTCCTTGCCTGTGGGACACGAGttcagaattttataaatgtaacgaAACAAAGGATGCGGCATGGAATCTCATCATTAATGAAGTAAACATAAAAGAcg TTACAACCGCCAAATACCGATGGAAACAACTTAGAGATAACCATCGAGATGCATTAAAACGTCAAAATGCAACAAGGAGTGGACAGGCTAGAAGACAACGCAAGGAGTGGAAATATCAAAACGCCATGTCATTTCTTCTACCGTACATGTGTAACAGAGATCGAGCATCAAATTTTGAATCCTTAGAAGACTCGGCAAATGAGAATTCAAATCAGCCAAATTTTGATGATAATTCTCAAGAATCAAGCGGTATCTTGCCATCAACATCAAATAATCTTACCTCTGTCAATGTTTCCGATGATTCGACAGCATCTGGTCCGATTCCTTCCACATCGAAAAAAAGGAAGAACGATGAGATCCTagatatattaagaaaaaatcaagAAAACCGCGATCTTTTAAGACAAGAACGTACGgaagttaaaaatatgatgGGAGCCAGGGACAAGTATGATGAAATagactctttttttttaaatttggctgcgtcaacaaaaaagttgccatattatttacaacttcaaataaaaaaaaattgttttaatgctGTAATGACAGCAGAAGAAACTAATTTGCAACAGTCCTGGTATTCTCCGAATAATTATGGTTACTCTACAAGCTCAACACCAACATCAGGCaatataaatatcagtaaTAATACTGCAAATTCTTCGCATTgtaactaa